A segment of the Cucurbita pepo subsp. pepo cultivar mu-cu-16 unplaced genomic scaffold, ASM280686v2 Cp4.1_scaffold000134, whole genome shotgun sequence genome:
tgaaaacacttattttttttttgttcgaacTTGTGGAACTTAAACGAAAAGGTAAAATATATGaagattttatatttaagaagacaatatttggtGCCTATAATTTCCGACAATATTCGAAATTATTcgatatttataaattaggtTTATGTCACCTCATTTGGGATAAAATGCTTTAGCAAAGAATGTTTATTAACTGCTTTACAACTACTACCACCAATCCAtcctatttaatattttagttgcTAAGTATCCTAAATTAGATAAATGTTTTGAAAGTGTATATCAATTCCAACTAATGGTGAAAATacaattgaaataaaaaaataaaacataatctaTCAAAgttgagagaagaaaatgctACTACTAAGCTACAATAACAATATAACGTAAATACGAAAAATCATCTAGTGGAACTTTATTCCATGAACgataaagtagacaatatttatatggctttgattaaataaaaaataattttcaaattatttaaaactattcAAATAAGTCAGCTAATTCTTATCGAGAGGTCTATATCTATCAACTAGGCTAAATTACTTTTATAACCTATTCATCcacttttataaattaaattaaattaaattaattataatatccAACTACTTACATGGGTACTTCaactaaaaatgaatataatatctaaatttaaataatttatattgagGGTACTTTTGTCAATTGAactcaaaatataaatgataaaaataataaaactaataaaaataataaaaataagaaaacgaGTAGATGGCAAAAGTAGTGGACTTTGGATTTTCTAAACAGGGGAAGAAGTTTCGTGGATTTGAAGGGTACAgaattttggttatttatttGCGGCAACGGGGATTCGATCGCAGGTTCTGAGTCCCAATGACGAAGCTGTATGCGTCGTGTGCAGCTATGGTGGTGGTGCAGATTGGGTATGGCGGATCCAACATTCTCATGAAAATCGCCAGCGAGAAGGATCTTAATCCTTTTGTCTTCGTCGTTTATCGCCATTTCATCGCCTTCCTCCTCTTGGCTCCTTTCGCTTATTTCATCGACAGGTGCGATTAAACACTCATCTTGTGTTCCTCGGAACGATTTTTTACTTTGATTCGattctttgaattttgcaGAAACAAACCGGCTTCTCTAACGATTCCGACAGCGATTAAAATCTTTTTACTCGCAATTTTAGGGTCAACCATTCACCTGAATCTATTCTACGTCGGAATCGGCTATACTTCGCCGACAGTGGCTTCGGCTTTCAGTAACGTCATTCCAAGCTTGACGTTTGTCATGGCTGTTCTATTCAGGTACCAtattgttaagaatgatgctctgataccatgttcaGGTACCAACTGATACGATATTAGTTGGTACCtcgtatcctatttaaaggtcATGAATATCGATGAGAATACAAacatttccatttatttttattttattttattttaagctttaaaatacaaacatttctatttatttttattttattttattttaagctttaaaattagagataagtgattaataattaattagtttcaAATACTGATGTTGAATAAAGATTGGAGAAGGTGAATATTAGAAGTGCCGGAGGTGGTGCTAAAGTGTTGGGGACGATTGTGTGCATCGGTGGTTCCCTTATTTTCACGTTATGGAAAGGACCATATGTAACCAAAGGCATGTTCAAGGAGCCACTCATAGACATATACAAGAATCATGACTCTGGGAATAGCAGTGGCAAGGATTGGATCAAGGGCTCAGCTTTTATTCTTATAAGCGACATTGCTTGGAGTATATGGCTAATTCTACAGGTAGTTCAAACTCTTCTTTTATGGAAGCAAATGAAATATGGTCATCAAATCTCAATGGCTTGGCTTGGCTTGGCTTGGGTTGCAGGCATTTGTCACCAGAAAATACCCAGCTCAATTGACCATGACTGTATTGATTTGCTTCTTTGCAACTGCACAATCTGGCTTCCTTGCCTTGATCTTTGCTAGAGATCCAGAAAAATGGAAGCTGCAGTGGGATGCACGGCTATTAACCATCGTATACAGTGTGAGTATAGTCTATTTTGAGATGTAAAGGCTCAAGtacactgttagtagatattgtgttttctgggcttttccttttgaatttccctccaaatttttaaaactagcAACAAGTCTGCTAGTGAGAGTTTCCtcacctttataaataatgattcgttcccctccccaacctacgtgcgatctcacaatccatcccttcagggtccagcgtcctcaaTACTCATCGCCTGTTGtttggctcttataccatttgtaatggcccaagcaagatattgtcctcttatACCAGTTGGTTAGGTTGGTAGTCCAAAgaacctaaattttttttcgcAACTCAATCCAAACCTTTGTTTTCGGGTTTGATGTACAGGGCATAGTGATTTCGGGCGTGGGGTATTTCCTACAAACCTGGTGCATCAGCCACAACGGGCCTGTTTTTACTTCAATGTTTAGCCCCTTAATGCTGATATTTGTGGCCATATTCTCAGCATTTGTGTTCTCAGAGCGGCTTCATGTGGGCAGGTAAGCCACTCCCTTCCTACCATGTTTGTATTAAATTGAAGGTGTTTCCTGAAACTGTTGCGTTATGAAGCCTGGTAGGAGCTTTCTTTATCGTACTGGGTCTGTACTTGGTGCTGTGGGGGAAGAAAGCAGATCATGTGGTGGCAGCTGAACCACAGGAGAAAGATAAGGTGTTTGTTGACACTGAAATGCAGAATACATCTGTAAATCATAGCCAAGTAAAGGATTCTGTAACATAAACGACCACATGAATCTTTTATTTGATATACAATTGCAAAAACTAGTAATGGTTAATGATACGTCTTCAAATAtgaaaactcaaattaattagatCTAAAGACGTTCGTGTATATGCAAACTCCTTAATCACAAATGCTAAGaatccacatcggttgaagaggggaacgaattGGAACAATTTTAAGTTGGGTGACAGACTCATGTTGGTTTGTGCTCATcctaatttttcaatataagtAAAGGATAACATCTTAATTGtaattaaccatttttaattaaatgtaaagttaaaaaagaatgTATGCTCAAAATGCACCACTAAAGATGCTTAATGACCATCATCTCCAAAGTATTCGAGGATCAAATGCTTTAGTAAAGTGTGTTCATTTAgtccgaaaaaaaaaaaaaaaaaaaaaaaaactcacaaaTCATGacgcaatatctaccactcaaaagtgtgaatagatatgaaaatattattactcagcgaaagaatacagatttaagaataagaaaaagaattaggATGGaaggttcaatcttcattCATATTCGCAACCTTTAATCACGACACAAGATACCAATTAATACCTaccaatattaaaaatataaactaattaaatcttccaaataaaataaaaattctctCCCTTCCTAACAACTTTtctataaaaagtaaataaagttaaattattaatttaatccatACTTTCaccattttatttgttattcctttagtttatgaatttttaaaagtcgtcaatccatttttaaatttgaattttatataaacgaaaaattgaaaatttctaaattttaaaagaattgaaactcCACAATgtatttagattaaatttgtaatttaactaatatataaatataaaataaaataaattcacaGACATTAGCTACTCgacttattagacacaaaattaaaaggggaggaatttattttaagaattatgtaataaataaatcacaaATATGTtacttttaagttttaaatatataattgtgGTTATTTATTTGAGACCCAAAGGGGAAATGCGATGGCAACTGCGGGAGTGTCAATGAGGAAGCTGTATGCGCCATGTGCAGCAATGGTGTTGGTGTATATTGCGTATGGCGGATCCCACATTCTGGTGAAGATCGCTAGCGACAAGGGTCTTAACCCTTTGGTCTTCATCGTTTATCGCCATTTCATAGCCTTCCTCGTCTTGGCTCCTTTTGCTTATCTCATAGATAGGTGCGATCGAAATTGTTTGCTTCTTGTATCATTTTCTTTGCTTAATGGTTGATTATATGGTGGCTTTCTATAGAAACAAACGGACTTCTCTCACGCTTTCGATGACGATAAACATCTTTTTGCTCGCAATCTTAGGCTCAACGATTCACCTGAATCTATTCTACGCTGGAATCAGTTATACTTCGCCTATAGTAACTACCACTTTCAGCAACATCATTCCGAGCTTGACATTTGTCAT
Coding sequences within it:
- the LOC111783969 gene encoding WAT1-related protein At1g43650-like — encoded protein: MTKLYASCAAMVVVQIGYGGSNILMKIASEKDLNPFVFVVYRHFIAFLLLAPFAYFIDRNKPASLTIPTAIKIFLLAILGSTIHLNLFYVGIGYTSPTVASAFSNVIPSLTFVMAVLFRLEKVNIRSAGGGAKVLGTIVCIGGSLIFTLWKGPYVTKGMFKEPLIDIYKNHDSGNSSGKDWIKGSAFILISDIAWSIWLILQAFVTRKYPAQLTMTVLICFFATAQSGFLALIFARDPEKWKLQWDARLLTIVYSGIVISGVGYFLQTWCISHNGPVFTSMFSPLMLIFVAIFSAFVFSERLHVGSLVGAFFIVLGLYLVLWGKKADHVVAAEPQEKDKVFVDTEMQNTSVNHSQVKDSVT